The Gordonia terrae genome contains the following window.
GCGAATTTGGTGACGAGTCGGTCGGCGAAGGGATCGGAGTCGATGCGGATCCAGCGCACCGACCGTTCGCTGCGTACGACCTCGACACGTGCGCCGGCGGGCACGTCGAGCGCGCGCCGGCCGTCGCACAGCGCCAGCGCCGACCGTCCGTTCTTGTCCACCTCCACCGCGATCCGCGATCGCGGACTGGTCACCATCGGCCGCGCGAACAGTGCATGGGCGTTGTTCGGTACGACCAGGATGGCCTCCAGATCGGGCCACATCACCGGCCCGCCCGCCGAGAAGGCGTACGCCGTCGACCCGGTCGGCGTCGACACCAGCACGCCGTCGGCGCCGAAGGCCGAGACCGGGCGGCCGTCGACCTCGGTCACGAGCTCCAGGACGCCGTTGTTGCTCGTGTTCAGTACCGCGACCTCGTTGAGGGCCCAGCTGCACGCGGTCGGCGGATCCGGGTCGGTCGGATCGACGATGGCGATGTCGAGGGTCATCCGCGGTTCGATCCGGTAGTCCCGGGCGATCAGCTGGTTCATGACCTCGTCGACGCGGTGCGCCTCGGCCTCCGCGAGAAAGCCGATGTGCCCGAGGTTGATACCGAGAACCGGGACCTCGGCCGGGTAGGCGAGCTCCGCGGCCCGCAGGAAGGTGCCGTCACCTCCCAGGACGATGACGAGCTCGCAGCCCTCGGCCGAGGCGGACTCGGCCGTGGTGACCTCGACGACGGCGCCCAGCGATCGCAGGTACTCGGGATCGACCGGGACGTTCGGGGGTCGAGGCGAGTCGCCCTCGTTGTTCCGGTACAGCACGTCGTGATCGGGGGCGTCGCGGTCGAGCGTGTCGTGATCGACCACGCGGAGCGCGACGTCGGCGGCCGCACAGCGTCGGGCGATCGCCTCGATGGTCTCGATGACGTTCTCGCGTCCCGTATGGGCGACCACCAAGAACTCGCGGGCACCGGGGTCGTGGTCCGGCACCGAATCGTCGGTCACTGGTGGTTCCCTCCATCGAAGTGCGGCCTGGAAAGAGTGCGGTGTCGGAGAGCGGCGACGCCACCGACCCGAGCGGTCAGCGCGGACCCGCGGCGACCGCTTGTTCGATCATGGCTCGGAGTTCGTCCGGGGACCCGGTGGTGCGATCCGCGTCGGTCGAGTCCGACCGGTCGACCCTATCGCCCTGCCCCGACTCCCCGCCTGTCCGGTGGGCCCGCTCCTTGTGCAGCCAGAGGAAGAACTCCACGTTCCCCGACGGCCCGGGCAGCGGGCTCGCGACCACGCCCCGGGTCCGTAGACCGTGGGAGGCGGCTTCGGTCGCGACCGCCAGGACCGCGTCGGCGCGCAGTTCCGGGTCGCGGACCACGCCGCCCGAACCCACCCGGTCCTTGCCGACCTCGAACTGCGGCTTGACCATCGGCAGCAGGTCGGCGCCCGGTGCGCAGCACCGGGCCAGTGCGGGGAGCACCAGCCCCAGCGAGATGAACGACAGATCCGCGACCACCAGGTCGACTTGGCCGCCGATGGCGTCGGGCTCGAGGTGTCGGACGTTGGTCCGGTCGTGGACCACGACGCGCTCGTCGTTCTGCAACCGCCAGATCAGCTGTCCGTAACCGACATCCGCGGCGACCACCTCACGGGCGCCGCGCCGGAGCAGGACATCCGTGAAGCCGCCGGTGGACGCGCCGGCGTCGAGGCAGCGACGCCCCTCGACCGTGAGACCCTCCGGCTCGAAGGCCTCGAGGGCACCGAGAAGTTTGTGCGCTCCCCGCGAGGCCCAATCGTCGCGTGGACCCTCGTCGACGACGATGGGGGTGTCGCGGGTGACGCCGGTGGCCGCCTTCGAGGCGACCGTCCCGTTCACCCGGACCGAACCGGCATCGACGAGTTCGCGCGCCTGCTCGCGCGAGCGAGCTAGGCCCCGACGGACGAGTTCGGCATCGAGCCGTGCTCTGGTGGCCATGGTCAGGACCGCGTCGCAGGCGACGCCTGGCTTCCGGGCGGGGTCATCGGCGGTCGACGGCGTCGAGGGCTGCGGTCAGCGAGTCATGGGCCTGTTCGAGAAGCCCGGCCTGACGTTCGAGCGCAGCAAGCGAGAACGTGTCGCCCACCGACTCACGAATTTCGTCGACCTGCGCGAGGATCTCGGACACCTCGGCGTCCACGTCAGGCAACTCGCCCACCCCATCAGCCGTGCCGAACCCGTCGGCGACCGGATCGAACTGCCGACGTGGCATCCCACCCGGGGTGGGCCGGGACGGACCTTGGTCAGCCGGAGAGGCGCTCGGGTGATTCATCGTGCACCACGCTAGCCGACGAGTGTGACACCGAGAGATTTGAGCTTGGTCCTCGCCTCACCCTCCGCGACCACCCGCAACTCGTCCGGATCCGCCGAACCGGCATCGACGGCGGACCAGGTCGCCGCGGCGAGAGCGGGCACCAGACCGGCCTCCGACCCGGAGCCTCCGACCCGGATGGTCGAACCGTCGATCTCGATCTCCCATCCGGGCTGGACGGACACCCGCACGGCGTCGATGTCGACGAACAGCCCGGCGAGATCCTCGAGAACGTAGGTGGGCCGCTGCTCGGGCGGAGCAGCCAGCAGATCGTCGACGGTGCTCACACCGGTGAGGACCAGCGCGCTCTCGATACCGACGGCGTGCCCACCCTCGATGTCGGTGTCGAGCCGGTCCCCGACGACCAGCGGTGCGCTCGCACGGGCACGCGCGATCGCGTCGGCCATCAACGGGGCGGCCGGCTTGCCCGCCACCATCGGCTCTTTGCCCGTCGCGTTGCGCAGGGCGGCGACCATCGAGCCGTTCCCCACCAGCAGACCACGCTCGGACGGCAGGGTGGCGTCGACGTTCGTCGCGATCCACAGCGCGCCGGCCCGGATCGCGAGGGCGGCCTCCGACAGCTGCGCCCACCCGGTGTCCGGCGAATGCCCCTGGATCACCGCGGCGGGCCGATCATCGGCACTCCGCGTGACACCGACGCCGACCTCTCGGACCTCCTGCGCCAGACCGTCGGTACCGATCACCAGGGCGCGCGAGCCCGGCTCGAGATGTTCCGACAGCAGTCGGGCGCCCGACTGCGCGCTCGTCACGACAAGGTCGTCGGTCGCCTCGAACCCGAGTTCGCGCAGATGAGCGGCCACCTCGGACGGGCGTCGGCTCGCGTTGTTGGTCACGAAGAAGCGCGGTATCGCCAGGCGCGCGAGTGCATCGAGGGCATTCGGCAACGCACGGTGCCCGGCGAACACGGTGCCGTCCAGATCGAGGAGAAGTGCATCGTGACGATCGACGAGCGCGACGACACCGCCGTTGTCCTCCGCAACGGACGCGTCCGAGGTCGATGGTGCGTCGGCGTCTTCCACTGTGGTCAGCGGATTCGGCACGCCTGCCACGATCGTCGACTCGGCGACCACCTCGTCGGTGGACACGGCTTCCGCTTCCGCATCGACCACAGAGGTGGCGTCCTCCTCGTCCTCGTCCACGTGCACTGAGCTCTCGGGCGGAGTCGAGGTCTGCGACAGATCGGCGGCAACGGTGTCGATCTCGCGAGGGAGCGTCTCGGCTTCCGGAATGCTCGTCGCCGCGTCGACAGATGACTCACCGGCCGACACGGGCGCCGCGACGTCCGAAGTGGGTGCCGCATCCGGTTCGACGCCGGAGACGGAGACAGGCCGGGCGTCGATGTCGGCAGCGACGCCGTTCATCGACACGCTCTCGCCCGGCGCATCGTCGTTGGCCAGCTCGGTGAGACGGAACTCGGCGTCGGTCACGTCGTCGACGTCGGCAGCAGCAGCATTCATGAACCAGGTGATCGCGTCGTCCCGGCGGCCGGCCGCCTCGAGTGCCGACGCATACGCATAGAAGAGCCGAGCCGGGCCCGTACCGAGCTGCCCCGGTGTGAGATTCTCGGCCTGGAGCGTGACGACAGCCTTCTCGGGTTCGCCCAGATCCATTCGGGCGCCCGCTTCGACGA
Protein-coding sequences here:
- a CDS encoding TlyA family RNA methyltransferase translates to MATRARLDAELVRRGLARSREQARELVDAGSVRVNGTVASKAATGVTRDTPIVVDEGPRDDWASRGAHKLLGALEAFEPEGLTVEGRRCLDAGASTGGFTDVLLRRGAREVVAADVGYGQLIWRLQNDERVVVHDRTNVRHLEPDAIGGQVDLVVADLSFISLGLVLPALARCCAPGADLLPMVKPQFEVGKDRVGSGGVVRDPELRADAVLAVATEAASHGLRTRGVVASPLPGPSGNVEFFLWLHKERAHRTGGESGQGDRVDRSDSTDADRTTGSPDELRAMIEQAVAAGPR
- a CDS encoding HAD-IIA family hydrolase, coding for MTLDKANAEIVARHLVMVSRILLEDPAQALEHARAARARASRVGVVRETVGIAAYNAGEWQESATELRAAKRITGNPALLPLIADCERGLGRPERAVEIARGDEGRSLTGEDATEMRIVEAGARMDLGEPEKAVVTLQAENLTPGQLGTGPARLFYAYASALEAAGRRDDAITWFMNAAAADVDDVTDAEFRLTELANDDAPGESVSMNGVAADIDARPVSVSGVEPDAAPTSDVAAPVSAGESSVDAATSIPEAETLPREIDTVAADLSQTSTPPESSVHVDEDEEDATSVVDAEAEAVSTDEVVAESTIVAGVPNPLTTVEDADAPSTSDASVAEDNGGVVALVDRHDALLLDLDGTVFAGHRALPNALDALARLAIPRFFVTNNASRRPSEVAAHLRELGFEATDDLVVTSAQSGARLLSEHLEPGSRALVIGTDGLAQEVREVGVGVTRSADDRPAAVIQGHSPDTGWAQLSEAALAIRAGALWIATNVDATLPSERGLLVGNGSMVAALRNATGKEPMVAGKPAAPLMADAIARARASAPLVVGDRLDTDIEGGHAVGIESALVLTGVSTVDDLLAAPPEQRPTYVLEDLAGLFVDIDAVRVSVQPGWEIEIDGSTIRVGGSGSEAGLVPALAAATWSAVDAGSADPDELRVVAEGEARTKLKSLGVTLVG
- a CDS encoding NAD kinase; protein product: MTDDSVPDHDPGAREFLVVAHTGRENVIETIEAIARRCAAADVALRVVDHDTLDRDAPDHDVLYRNNEGDSPRPPNVPVDPEYLRSLGAVVEVTTAESASAEGCELVIVLGGDGTFLRAAELAYPAEVPVLGINLGHIGFLAEAEAHRVDEVMNQLIARDYRIEPRMTLDIAIVDPTDPDPPTACSWALNEVAVLNTSNNGVLELVTEVDGRPVSAFGADGVLVSTPTGSTAYAFSAGGPVMWPDLEAILVVPNNAHALFARPMVTSPRSRIAVEVDKNGRSALALCDGRRALDVPAGARVEVVRSERSVRWIRIDSDPFADRLVTKFALPVTGWRGRQA